One Campylobacter concisus DNA window includes the following coding sequences:
- a CDS encoding FtsW/RodA/SpoVE family cell cycle protein has translation MIKLDRRILTHFDFIQPFLIIPIIIISYILVSEANDILANKQLIYFGIGFASFCVAFLLPIRRIDWIIPMFYWVCIVLLLSVDLFGVSKLGARRWLEIPFVHFTLQPSELMKPAFLLMLAYLIKQRPPEANGYGVKDFLRLSFYILLPFVLIMKEPDLGTALILLIVGYTILFVIGVNKKIWITIILAIGFLAPVLYENLHDYQKKRIHDFIAEEPSYHVKQSIIAIGSGGLKGKPKDEATQTHFKFLPIATSDFIFAYNIERFGFYGGLFLLGLYGALITHLLSLNYGLKNDYFTQVTTTGIAALIFVYVGVNVSMTIGFAPVVGVPLPFFSYGGSSFVTFMVLFGILQNLLTFRFDRTYSFIKIHF, from the coding sequence TTGATAAAACTAGATCGGCGTATTTTAACACATTTTGATTTTATTCAGCCGTTTTTAATAATCCCAATAATCATAATTTCATATATCCTAGTCTCCGAAGCAAACGACATTTTAGCAAACAAACAACTTATATATTTTGGTATAGGTTTTGCATCATTTTGCGTAGCATTTTTACTGCCCATTAGACGTATAGACTGGATCATTCCGATGTTTTACTGGGTCTGTATCGTGCTACTTTTAAGCGTCGATCTCTTTGGCGTTAGCAAACTAGGAGCTAGGCGCTGGCTAGAAATTCCCTTTGTTCACTTCACACTTCAGCCATCAGAACTGATGAAGCCAGCCTTTTTGCTGATGCTAGCCTATCTCATCAAACAGCGTCCTCCAGAGGCTAATGGATACGGAGTAAAAGATTTTTTAAGACTTAGTTTTTACATACTTTTGCCATTTGTACTCATCATGAAAGAGCCTGATCTTGGCACTGCACTCATACTCTTAATAGTTGGCTACACCATCCTTTTTGTAATCGGCGTAAATAAGAAAATTTGGATCACTATCATCCTTGCGATAGGCTTTTTGGCGCCAGTTTTGTATGAAAATTTACATGACTATCAAAAAAAGAGGATTCACGATTTCATCGCTGAAGAGCCAAGCTATCACGTTAAACAAAGTATCATCGCCATAGGCAGCGGCGGATTAAAGGGCAAGCCAAAGGACGAAGCGACACAGACACACTTTAAATTTTTACCAATCGCCACTAGTGACTTCATCTTTGCCTACAATATCGAGCGTTTTGGCTTTTATGGTGGATTATTTTTGCTTGGACTTTATGGAGCACTTATAACACATCTTTTAAGTTTAAATTACGGCCTAAAAAACGACTATTTTACACAAGTTACCACCACGGGGATTGCTGCGCTAATCTTCGTTTATGTGGGTGTAAATGTCTCGATGACGATCGGTTTTGCACCAGTTGTAGGTGTGCCACTGCCATTTTTTAGTTATGGCGGAAGTAGCTTTGTTACATTTATGGTGCTTTTTGGAATTTTGCAAAATTTGCTAACTTTTAGATTTGATAGAACCTATAGCTTTATAAAAATTCACTTCTAA